In Candidatus Sulfurimonas marisnigri, a single genomic region encodes these proteins:
- a CDS encoding N-acetylmuramoyl-L-alanine amidase, giving the protein MIRSFFLLLLFVISLQALSNSELLNRADGFMKTGSQSNQFRAYNDYKNLYLKAIMEEDSKLRVSSLRGIVKSGNKLHIDVEQYSTELKKLTNKKIYKKPKSNKKIKKAKKIQIKSSHKLKSINWKNGKLVLKFDKKLKNNQINYFILYDAKKKIHRYVFDVHASMLTKSQNLKKDGISRIKLAQYKPNTLRLVIENSSKVKVSFKKKNNSLIVSMKSTAKVSEIAKNYTQRKVDKTKIIVIDAGHGGKDPGAVGYKKYREKVVVFKIAKDLKKILKSRGYKVFMTREKDIFVKLSKRTKYANRKNADIFVSIHANAVDKIIAEKAYGIECYFLSPSRSDRAKRVAAQENSADLSDMNKYGKNSFLNLLNHHNILASNKLAIDLQRGMLGLLNKEYKNVKDGGVREGPFWVLVGAQMPSVLVEVGFISNSREAKRLVKDKYRKTIAKGLANGIERYFANCN; this is encoded by the coding sequence ATGATTCGTTCTTTTTTTTTACTACTCTTATTTGTTATATCTCTTCAGGCACTAAGCAATAGTGAACTTTTAAATCGGGCAGATGGTTTTATGAAAACAGGTTCTCAAAGTAATCAGTTTCGTGCATATAATGACTATAAAAATCTTTATCTTAAAGCAATAATGGAAGAAGACTCCAAATTAAGAGTAAGCTCTTTGCGTGGAATAGTAAAGAGTGGAAATAAACTTCATATAGATGTTGAGCAGTACTCAACTGAACTTAAAAAACTAACAAATAAAAAAATATATAAGAAACCAAAGTCAAATAAAAAAATCAAAAAAGCTAAAAAAATTCAGATTAAATCTTCACATAAGTTAAAATCAATTAACTGGAAAAATGGCAAGCTCGTTTTAAAGTTTGATAAAAAATTAAAAAATAATCAGATAAATTATTTTATACTCTATGATGCTAAAAAGAAAATACATAGATATGTATTTGATGTACATGCTTCAATGCTTACAAAGTCTCAAAACCTTAAAAAAGATGGCATTAGTAGGATTAAACTTGCTCAATATAAGCCAAATACTCTCAGACTTGTAATAGAGAATAGTTCAAAGGTAAAAGTAAGTTTTAAAAAAAAGAATAATAGCTTAATTGTCAGTATGAAATCAACTGCTAAAGTAAGTGAAATTGCAAAAAATTATACACAAAGAAAAGTTGATAAAACTAAAATAATTGTTATTGATGCTGGGCATGGTGGTAAAGATCCTGGGGCAGTTGGGTATAAAAAATATAGAGAAAAAGTAGTTGTTTTTAAAATTGCAAAAGATTTGAAAAAGATTCTTAAATCTCGTGGTTATAAAGTTTTCATGACTAGAGAAAAAGATATATTTGTAAAGCTTAGTAAAAGAACAAAGTATGCGAATAGGAAAAATGCTGATATATTTGTAAGCATTCATGCTAATGCAGTTGATAAAATAATTGCAGAAAAAGCTTATGGAATTGAGTGCTATTTCTTATCTCCTTCTCGTTCAGATAGAGCAAAAAGAGTTGCTGCACAAGAGAACTCAGCAGATTTAAGTGATATGAATAAATACGGAAAGAATAGTTTTTTAAATCTTTTAAATCATCATAATATACTGGCATCAAATAAACTAGCAATAGATTTACAAAGAGGAATGCTTGGTTTACTAAATAAAGAATATAAAAATGTGAAAGATGGTGGAGTTAGAGAGGGTCCGTTTTGGGTCTTAGTTGGAGCACAGATGCCATCAGTTTTAGTAGAGGTAGGTTTTATATCCAATTCACGTGAAGCTAAAAGATTGGTAAAAGATAAATATAGAAAAACTATAGCTAAAGGTTTAGCTAATGGTATAGAGAGGTATTTCGCTAACTGTAATTAA
- the flhA gene encoding flagellar biosynthesis protein FlhA has product MAILAIIIVPLPSAMLDVLLTISMALAVLILLISLYVPKPTDLTTFPTLILILTLFRLSLNIATTRMILSEGSNGPDAVSSIITSFGDFVVGGNFVIGIIVFSILVLINFMVITKGSTRVAEVAARFTLDSMPGKQMAVDADLNAGLIDDAEAKQRRAEILQDANFYGAMDGSSKFVKGDAVAGIIITLINIIGGFLIGVFQNDMSVGDSASTFTLLTIGDGLVGQIPALIISTATGIMITRSSGEGDNFADGAINQMVGNAKIMMIVGFIMILFALVPGLPTASMGFVGILFAGLGWSIYKYERGELTILNAGNKLSSKTKEQEDKEKARPEKTNEEIAKEEETALEDILKVEMLELTLGYQLIRLADKSQGGDLLERIRSMRRKIASDFGFLMPQVRIRDNLHLQPQQYQILLKGISIGEGMIMPDKFLAMDSGMATGEITGEATKEPAFGLDAIWILPQEKEDAIINGYTVVDPSTVISTHMSELVKKNAEDLLTRQEVQTLIDKIKNDFPVIIDDVQKVASIGLIQRILKSLLHEKIPLKDMLTILETIADIAEFTKNVDVITEQVRARLSRIITKMYSGEDGVIRLLTFDTSSEQLMLEKSQEQDGTRNLLLNVGEINALVQATSTKAAELLQKGVSPVVIIVDPQLRKGIAEIFERFSLDVVVLSHAEIDSSATFEVMGSISITEQDK; this is encoded by the coding sequence ATGGCAATTTTGGCAATTATTATTGTCCCTTTACCATCTGCTATGCTAGATGTCCTTTTAACCATCTCTATGGCTTTAGCTGTACTAATTTTACTTATTTCACTTTATGTACCAAAACCAACAGACCTAACAACATTTCCAACCCTTATACTTATCCTTACCCTATTTAGACTATCTCTAAACATAGCAACAACGAGGATGATTTTAAGTGAAGGAAGTAATGGTCCAGATGCTGTAAGTAGCATTATTACCAGCTTTGGAGACTTTGTTGTTGGAGGAAACTTTGTTATTGGTATTATAGTTTTTTCTATTTTAGTTCTTATCAACTTTATGGTTATTACAAAGGGTTCAACAAGGGTTGCAGAAGTTGCTGCTCGTTTTACACTTGACTCAATGCCTGGTAAACAAATGGCAGTTGATGCAGACTTAAACGCAGGACTTATTGATGATGCTGAGGCAAAACAGCGTCGTGCTGAAATTCTTCAAGATGCAAACTTTTATGGAGCTATGGATGGTTCTAGTAAGTTTGTAAAAGGTGATGCTGTTGCTGGTATTATCATTACACTTATCAATATAATCGGTGGTTTTTTAATCGGTGTTTTTCAAAATGATATGAGTGTAGGAGATAGTGCCTCAACATTTACACTATTAACTATTGGTGATGGTTTAGTTGGTCAGATACCTGCACTTATAATCTCAACTGCAACAGGTATTATGATAACACGCTCCTCTGGTGAAGGTGACAACTTTGCAGATGGTGCGATCAACCAAATGGTTGGAAATGCAAAAATTATGATGATTGTTGGTTTCATTATGATTTTATTTGCCTTAGTTCCTGGTCTTCCAACAGCTTCTATGGGATTTGTTGGAATTTTATTTGCCGGTCTTGGCTGGTCAATATATAAATATGAAAGAGGTGAGCTTACTATACTTAATGCTGGCAATAAACTATCATCTAAAACTAAAGAACAAGAAGATAAAGAAAAAGCTAGGCCGGAGAAAACAAATGAAGAGATTGCAAAAGAGGAAGAAACAGCACTAGAAGATATACTAAAAGTTGAGATGTTAGAGCTAACACTTGGGTATCAACTCATCCGTTTAGCAGACAAATCTCAAGGTGGTGACTTACTTGAGCGTATTCGTTCCATGAGACGTAAGATTGCATCAGATTTTGGCTTTTTAATGCCTCAAGTTCGTATTAGAGATAATTTGCATCTACAGCCTCAACAATACCAAATACTTCTAAAAGGTATCTCTATAGGTGAAGGTATGATTATGCCTGATAAGTTTTTAGCTATGGATAGCGGAATGGCAACAGGTGAAATAACTGGAGAGGCAACAAAAGAACCAGCTTTTGGACTTGACGCAATATGGATACTCCCTCAGGAAAAAGAGGATGCCATAATAAATGGATACACCGTTGTTGATCCTTCAACCGTTATATCTACCCACATGAGTGAGCTAGTTAAAAAGAATGCTGAGGACCTTCTTACTCGCCAAGAGGTTCAAACACTTATTGATAAAATTAAAAATGATTTTCCTGTTATTATTGATGACGTACAAAAAGTTGCATCCATTGGACTTATACAAAGAATTTTAAAATCTCTTTTACATGAAAAGATACCGCTTAAAGATATGCTTACGATATTAGAGACTATTGCAGATATAGCAGAGTTTACTAAAAATGTAGACGTAATAACAGAACAAGTTCGTGCTAGACTTTCACGTATTATCACTAAAATGTATTCAGGTGAAGACGGAGTTATAAGGCTTCTAACATTTGATACATCGTCTGAGCAGTTAATGTTAGAAAAATCACAAGAACAAGATGGAACAAGAAATCTTCTTCTAAATGTTGGTGAGATAAATGCTCTTGTGCAAGCAACAAGCACAAAAGCAGCTGAACTATTACAAAAAGGTGTGTCACCAGTCGTAATAATAGTTGACCCACAGCTTAGAAAAGGAATTGCAGAGATATTTGAGAGATTTTCTCTTGATGTTGTTGTTCTCTCACATGCAGAGATAGACTCAAGTGCAACATTTGAAGTAATGGGTTCAATATCAATTACAGAACAAGACAAATAA
- the tyrS gene encoding tyrosine--tRNA ligase: MVSEALREINRGCAEIIDIERIETLLKAYFDEGKTYTVKAGFDPTAPDLHLGHTVLLQKLATFQRYGGIVQFLIGDFTAQIGDPTGKSSTRKVLSKEDIQKNIKSYTTQAFKILDKDKTDIVYNNDWLEALGASGMLELSSTLTVARMLERDDFSKRFASQTPIAVSEFMYPLLQGYDSVHLKSDVEIGGTDQKFNLLMGRQLQKVYEVKKQQAVLMMPILEGLDGVQKMSKSLNNYIGVTDEPNDMFGKVLSISDDLMWRFYELLSSKSLDEIASIKKGVEDGSLHPKNVKEDLANEITTRFHSEAQAKSAKTEFDRIHSKNQIPTDIEEFSCDGEVWIAKALVDCNIEPSTSQARRDIKQGAVKINQEKVSDEQLQLSPGEYILQVGKRKFAKLKVS; the protein is encoded by the coding sequence ATGGTTAGTGAAGCTTTAAGAGAAATAAATAGAGGTTGTGCAGAGATTATAGACATTGAAAGAATTGAAACACTATTAAAAGCATACTTTGATGAAGGTAAGACATATACAGTAAAAGCTGGCTTTGATCCAACTGCACCTGATTTGCATTTAGGACACACTGTTCTTTTACAAAAATTGGCAACGTTTCAAAGGTACGGTGGCATAGTTCAGTTTTTAATAGGGGATTTTACAGCTCAAATAGGTGATCCTACCGGTAAGAGTTCCACAAGAAAAGTACTCTCAAAAGAAGATATACAAAAGAATATAAAATCTTATACAACACAAGCATTTAAAATATTGGATAAAGATAAAACCGATATAGTTTACAATAATGACTGGTTAGAAGCACTAGGTGCTTCAGGAATGCTTGAATTATCATCAACTTTAACAGTTGCAAGAATGTTGGAGCGTGATGATTTTTCAAAGAGATTTGCTTCACAAACTCCAATAGCAGTAAGTGAGTTTATGTATCCACTACTTCAAGGTTATGATAGCGTTCACCTTAAAAGTGATGTAGAGATTGGTGGAACTGACCAAAAATTCAACCTTCTAATGGGAAGACAACTTCAAAAGGTTTATGAAGTTAAAAAACAACAAGCTGTTTTGATGATGCCTATTCTAGAAGGTCTTGATGGCGTTCAAAAAATGAGTAAATCTTTGAATAACTATATTGGTGTAACTGATGAGCCAAATGATATGTTTGGAAAAGTTCTTAGCATATCAGATGATCTTATGTGGAGGTTTTACGAACTTTTAAGTTCAAAGTCTTTAGATGAAATTGCTAGTATTAAAAAAGGTGTAGAAGATGGTTCTCTTCACCCTAAAAATGTTAAAGAAGATTTAGCTAATGAAATTACTACTAGATTTCATTCTGAGGCTCAAGCCAAAAGTGCAAAGACTGAATTTGATAGAATTCACTCTAAAAACCAGATACCAACGGATATAGAAGAATTTAGTTGTGATGGTGAGGTTTGGATAGCGAAAGCCTTGGTTGATTGTAACATTGAACCATCTACTTCTCAAGCTAGGAGAGATATTAAGCAAGGTGCTGTTAAAATAAACCAAGAAAAAGTATCTGATGAGCAGTTACAATTATCGCCCGGGGAGTATATACTTCAAGTCGGAAAAAGAAAATTTGCAAAACTAAAGGTGAGTTAA
- a CDS encoding DHH family phosphoesterase gives MTTKIIHHLSHTDLDGYSCQLVMRSTPYKLFNYNANYGAEVKQTLEVILENIKTQNSNATILITDLNLTADESRWLNNEVSKNDKIDLILLDHHGSGEDSANKYEWYFLDTQRCATKITYDYAKEHFELNEPSWMNKFVNVVNAVDLWKMEEKENFEYGKVCMRLVTETRELNKVMFAKVDNNYKISLLMEAVKYIDEENAPIVLDEKIHMLKKEFFKKNEDDTLDNLATTFIVDLLGQARDEKTIYYKGYKGFLSYGVGNTSIVGNGFLLTYPEYDFIVDVSYRGTMSLRANNKVSVSQISKEWANGGGHPNAAGGRIIGFKEQYRYDKVKQQIQRIIDEKESRAGDLDYKKES, from the coding sequence ATGACTACTAAAATAATTCACCATCTTTCACACACAGATCTTGATGGCTACAGCTGCCAACTTGTTATGAGGTCTACTCCATATAAACTATTTAACTACAACGCTAATTATGGTGCTGAAGTAAAACAAACATTAGAAGTGATTTTAGAAAATATTAAAACTCAAAATTCTAATGCTACAATTTTAATAACTGATTTAAATCTAACTGCTGATGAGTCAAGATGGCTAAATAATGAAGTAAGTAAAAATGATAAAATAGATTTAATTTTACTAGATCATCATGGAAGTGGAGAAGACAGTGCAAATAAATATGAGTGGTATTTTCTTGATACACAGAGATGTGCAACAAAAATAACTTATGACTATGCAAAAGAGCACTTCGAATTAAATGAACCATCGTGGATGAATAAGTTTGTTAATGTAGTAAATGCTGTTGATCTATGGAAAATGGAAGAAAAAGAAAACTTTGAGTATGGTAAAGTTTGTATGAGACTTGTCACAGAGACAAGAGAACTAAACAAAGTTATGTTTGCAAAAGTGGATAATAACTATAAAATATCTCTTCTTATGGAAGCTGTTAAATACATAGATGAAGAAAATGCTCCGATAGTTTTAGATGAAAAAATACACATGTTAAAAAAAGAATTTTTCAAAAAAAATGAAGATGATACACTTGACAATCTAGCAACAACATTTATAGTTGACCTTTTAGGTCAAGCAAGAGACGAAAAAACTATTTACTACAAAGGCTACAAAGGATTTTTGAGTTATGGTGTTGGAAATACATCTATAGTTGGAAATGGATTCTTATTAACATACCCAGAGTATGATTTTATAGTAGATGTTAGTTATAGAGGAACTATGAGCCTAAGAGCAAATAACAAAGTGAGTGTTTCTCAAATATCAAAAGAATGGGCTAATGGTGGGGGACATCCGAATGCAGCTGGTGGACGTATTATTGGGTTTAAAGAGCAATATAGATATGATAAGGTGAAACAACAGATTCAAAGAATAATTGATGAAAAAGAATCAAGAGCTGGTGATTTGGACTACAAAAAAGAGTCTTAA
- a CDS encoding RelA/SpoT family protein gives MSLSQVNIEKVKHIHDVDSATTYLFTQITLSDALSNALEYSSKAHRNQLRKSGQPYIIHPILVASIVASITNDEAMTIAALLHDIVEDTEVSIDEIKELFGGDVAHLVEGLTKIDTIRDSELIPSNSNERLVVSALSFRKMLLASTEDVRVLVVKLCDRLHNMLTLDALPDHKQKRIAEETLVVYGPIAHRLGISFLKNILEDLSFSYLFKEEKHHIDNYLDTNYHAIEMKLEEFKQSIGKILLQNGFFEDDFEILSRVKHRYSIYLKMQRKGIGIEEVLDLLAVRILTKDSVKCYNILGLIHLHFQPLSSRFKDYIAVAKDNGYQTLHTTVFYNTAIFEVQIRTYDMHNTAELGVAAHWKYKSGGNNSIKLDWLNNLGYQNESVEDFYDLIKNDLYSDDISVFSPTGQAFTLPRGAIVLDFAYAVHTYVGDHAKSALVNKTKAPLLSELHNGDIVKIEMCENIITRCSWIDAVKTSKAKASMRQNCNAIVRDINAKSSVNILATAMNLNTSRVLEWLDTQSSEKKAAIPMDIDHFREVIHKFVMDISQNNRFKRFLSSHRFKLKQYISRGIEIYSTSNISDVVFDYCCHPKTGDEIVALLDKGKAHVHHKMCKSAIKDIDKHMPMVFVKWEKQNIYNYNMIVSLHSGKGTLADFLNFLVKLNIDINSIELGKNKSESTRYCELGFESKESDINSLRAKMEQKIKVIHLIRKDDAYRN, from the coding sequence TTGAGTTTGAGTCAAGTCAATATTGAAAAAGTTAAACATATACATGATGTTGACTCGGCTACAACTTACCTTTTTACACAAATAACTCTAAGCGATGCTCTTAGCAATGCCTTAGAATACTCAAGTAAAGCCCACAGAAACCAGCTTAGAAAAAGTGGTCAACCATACATAATTCATCCAATCTTGGTAGCAAGTATTGTTGCATCAATAACTAATGATGAGGCTATGACTATAGCAGCACTTCTTCATGACATTGTTGAAGATACGGAAGTCTCTATTGATGAAATAAAAGAGCTTTTTGGTGGTGATGTAGCACACTTGGTTGAAGGCCTTACAAAAATAGATACCATTAGGGATTCTGAACTTATTCCATCAAATTCAAATGAACGTTTAGTTGTATCTGCCCTTTCATTTAGAAAGATGCTTTTAGCAAGTACAGAAGATGTTAGAGTTTTAGTTGTAAAACTTTGTGATAGATTGCATAATATGCTAACTCTTGATGCCCTTCCAGATCATAAACAAAAACGTATTGCTGAAGAAACGCTTGTCGTTTATGGACCAATTGCACATCGTTTGGGTATATCTTTTTTGAAAAACATATTAGAAGATTTAAGCTTCTCATATCTTTTTAAAGAAGAAAAACACCATATAGATAACTATCTTGATACAAATTATCATGCAATTGAGATGAAACTAGAAGAGTTTAAACAGTCAATAGGTAAAATTTTACTACAAAATGGTTTCTTTGAAGATGATTTTGAGATACTCTCTCGTGTTAAACATCGCTATTCAATATATCTGAAAATGCAAAGAAAAGGGATAGGTATTGAGGAGGTGTTAGATCTTCTAGCTGTTAGAATACTAACTAAAGATTCTGTTAAATGCTATAATATTTTAGGTCTGATTCATCTGCACTTTCAACCTCTCAGCTCAAGGTTTAAAGACTATATAGCTGTTGCTAAAGATAATGGATACCAAACTCTTCATACTACTGTTTTTTATAATACTGCTATTTTTGAAGTGCAAATAAGAACTTATGATATGCACAATACTGCCGAACTTGGTGTTGCTGCTCATTGGAAATATAAGAGTGGTGGAAATAACAGTATTAAGCTAGACTGGTTAAATAATTTAGGTTATCAAAATGAGTCAGTAGAAGATTTTTATGATTTAATTAAAAATGATTTATACAGTGATGACATATCTGTATTTTCCCCAACGGGTCAAGCTTTTACTCTTCCTCGTGGAGCAATTGTTCTTGATTTTGCTTATGCTGTGCATACATACGTTGGAGATCATGCAAAGTCAGCTCTTGTGAATAAAACAAAAGCACCGCTTTTAAGCGAGTTGCATAATGGTGATATTGTAAAAATAGAAATGTGTGAAAATATTATTACTAGGTGCAGTTGGATAGATGCAGTAAAAACATCTAAAGCTAAAGCAAGTATGAGACAAAATTGTAATGCAATAGTTAGAGATATCAATGCAAAATCAAGTGTAAACATCTTAGCAACTGCAATGAATTTAAACACCTCAAGAGTATTGGAATGGCTAGACACACAAAGCAGTGAAAAAAAAGCAGCGATTCCTATGGATATAGATCATTTCCGAGAAGTAATTCATAAGTTTGTTATGGATATAAGTCAAAATAATCGTTTTAAAAGATTTCTCTCTAGTCATAGATTTAAGTTAAAACAGTATATTTCAAGAGGAATTGAAATATACAGTACCTCTAATATAAGTGACGTAGTGTTTGATTACTGCTGTCATCCAAAAACTGGTGATGAAATAGTTGCACTTTTGGACAAAGGTAAAGCTCATGTACATCATAAGATGTGTAAAAGTGCAATTAAAGATATAGATAAACATATGCCTATGGTATTTGTAAAATGGGAAAAACAAAATATTTATAATTATAATATGATTGTATCACTTCATAGTGGCAAAGGAACTTTGGCAGACTTTTTAAACTTTTTAGTAAAATTAAATATTGATATAAATTCGATTGAACTAGGAAAAAATAAAAGTGAATCAACAAGATATTGTGAGCTTGGTTTTGAGTCTAAAGAATCAGACATTAATTCACTTCGTGCTAAAATGGAACAAAAAATAAAAGTTATACATCTTATACGAAAAGATGATGCGTATAGAAATTAA
- a CDS encoding nitronate monooxygenase, producing the protein MGFKSLKIGKHIIEKPIVQGGMGVGISWDKLAGNVSKEGGLGVISSVGTGYYEDKKYATKLVAGRPLDALGFYSKDGFNAIVKNARKLCGDKPLAANILYAINDYGRVVTDACEAGVNIIITGAGLPTNMPEFTEGYPDVALVPIISSAKALKIICKRWQKRYNRLPDAVVLEGPKSGGHQGFTYEQCSMPENQLENLVKPVVEEAALWGNIPVIAAGGVWDKSDIEEMMSLGASGVQMGTRFIGTFECDAHENLKQVLLGAKKEDIQLMASPVGYPAQGVRTNLTELVEKREGPAIKCISNCVAPCNRGVEAKEVGFCIADRLSDAFEGNLETGLFFSGTNGYRLDKIISVKELMEKLTEGE; encoded by the coding sequence ATGGGTTTCAAGTCATTAAAAATTGGTAAACATATAATAGAGAAGCCCATAGTTCAAGGCGGAATGGGTGTTGGAATAAGTTGGGATAAATTAGCCGGTAATGTTTCAAAAGAGGGTGGACTAGGTGTAATTAGTTCAGTCGGTACAGGTTATTATGAAGATAAAAAATATGCAACAAAATTAGTGGCTGGCAGACCGCTTGATGCTCTTGGGTTTTACTCAAAAGATGGTTTTAATGCTATAGTTAAAAATGCAAGAAAATTATGTGGCGATAAGCCGCTTGCAGCAAATATTTTATATGCTATCAATGATTATGGTCGTGTTGTTACAGATGCTTGTGAAGCAGGGGTCAATATAATTATAACAGGTGCTGGACTTCCAACAAATATGCCAGAGTTTACGGAAGGTTATCCTGATGTCGCTCTTGTACCAATTATATCATCTGCAAAAGCTCTTAAGATTATCTGTAAAAGATGGCAGAAAAGATACAACAGACTTCCAGATGCAGTAGTTCTTGAAGGTCCAAAGAGCGGAGGACATCAAGGTTTTACATACGAGCAGTGTTCAATGCCTGAAAATCAGTTAGAAAACCTTGTTAAACCAGTTGTTGAAGAAGCAGCCTTGTGGGGAAATATTCCAGTAATAGCTGCGGGTGGTGTTTGGGATAAGAGTGATATAGAAGAGATGATGTCACTTGGTGCTTCAGGTGTTCAAATGGGAACTCGTTTTATTGGAACTTTTGAGTGTGATGCTCATGAAAACCTTAAACAAGTTCTATTAGGAGCAAAAAAAGAGGATATACAACTGATGGCATCTCCTGTTGGATATCCAGCTCAAGGTGTTAGAACAAACCTTACTGAATTGGTAGAAAAAAGAGAAGGACCTGCTATAAAGTGTATCTCTAATTGTGTAGCACCATGTAATCGTGGCGTTGAAGCAAAGGAAGTTGGTTTTTGTATAGCAGACAGACTAAGTGATGCTTTTGAAGGTAATCTTGAAACTGGTCTATTCTTTTCAGGTACAAATGGATATAGACTAGATAAGATAATTTCCGTAAAAGAGTTGATGGAAAAACTCACAGAGGGTGAATAG